CCGAATAGAGCCTTGAATCAATCGCACTGAAGTGGCCTTGTTGGGTGTCGGTGGAGAAGCCTTGTAACTCCTTCATCTCACACTCACAGGGCCATTTCAATGTCCGGCGTTCACCTCACAACGACGGATTGGGGCTAGCTCACGAGCGGCACCGCCAGCCGGGCTCGTCCCGCTTCGATCAACGGTCCATCATCTTGCTGATCAGGATGGAAATCGCGCCGATACCAGGACCGGAAATCCGGGCCGAGGCCGCGAAGGAAACCGCGCTCACCGAAGAGAAAGCGCCAGCCACTCGCCCAGGTGCTTCGGCGGAAGAACACACCATCTTTCCAGAGCATGTAGCCGGTACGGAACAACATCTCGAAGAAGATGCCGGTGCTGTTCAACGTCAGCGACCAGCGGCGCAGGCCGGGGCCCGGCGCCACCTGCATGAGAACATCGAAAGCGACAGCTTTGTGCTCGGCTTCCTCCAGCGCGTGCCACTCCCAGAGCTGTGCCATGCGCGGATCCATCGGCTCGAGCCAGCGCTCCCGATCCGAGAGCAGCCGACGCGCGAGAATCGCCGTCAGATGTTCGAGGGCGGCCGTCGATGCGAGGGACATTCGGGGGAACCGGCGCACACTCCATTCGAGAACCTTGCGCATGAGATCGTTCGTCGGCTCGATGGCCGAGTAACCCTGCTGCTCCAGCATTCTCAGATGGCGATCGTGCTGGCGGCTGTGTTGCCCCTCCTGGGCAGAGAATCCCTTGATGGCCTCGCGCAGCTCTGGATCCTCGATGCGATCCCGATACTGCTGAACCGACCGCACGAAGAAAGCCTCACCATCCGGGAACACCGATGAAAGCGCGTTCAGGTAGTGGGTGGCGAAGGGATCCCCGTCGAACCAGTAGCGGGGGATCTTCTCGTCGAGTTCGAGCACCGGGCGACGAACGATGATCGGGTGTGCGGCTGCCATCGGAACCTCGGGGGCGCATCGGCCAAGGTAGCAGCCCCGGAACGCCCACGGTCGCCTCTCGAGCCTTCTGAGGCTCTCAATCAGATTTTTTGGACATTGTAAATTTTTG
This sequence is a window from bacterium. Protein-coding genes within it:
- a CDS encoding metal-dependent hydrolase, producing MAAAHPIIVRRPVLELDEKIPRYWFDGDPFATHYLNALSSVFPDGEAFFVRSVQQYRDRIEDPELREAIKGFSAQEGQHSRQHDRHLRMLEQQGYSAIEPTNDLMRKVLEWSVRRFPRMSLASTAALEHLTAILARRLLSDRERWLEPMDPRMAQLWEWHALEEAEHKAVAFDVLMQVAPGPGLRRWSLTLNSTGIFFEMLFRTGYMLWKDGVFFRRSTWASGWRFLFGERGFLRGLGPDFRSWYRRDFHPDQQDDGPLIEAGRARLAVPLVS